One Lycium barbarum isolate Lr01 chromosome 5, ASM1917538v2, whole genome shotgun sequence genomic window carries:
- the LOC132640502 gene encoding uncharacterized protein LOC132640502 encodes MSPSDIAQNDVLGSECESLDGHSSSSEDSEQSPHCSDGSISDEESLIEITLPKGHFLDSEKDTKLSFQHHQKVFHSLVDYQLGDISDMNEEDNLIEIDISMGSIKHSEFEIQA; translated from the exons ATGAGTCCGAGCGATATAGCTCAAAATGATGTTTTGGGTTCAGAGTGTGAGAGTCTTGATGGCCACTCATCTTCAAGTGAAGATTCTGAACAGAGCCCACATTGCTCTGATGGTTCAATTTCTGATGAGGAAAGCTTAATTGAAATAACCCTTCCAAAAGGGCACTTTCTTGATTCAGAAAAAGATACCAAGTTATCTTTtcagcatcaccaaaaggtatTT CATAGCCTAGTGGATTACCAGCTGGGAGATATCAGTGACATGAATGAGGAAGACAATTTAATAGAGATTGACATATCCATGGGATCTATCAAGCATTCTGAATTTGAAATCCAAGCATGA
- the LOC132640500 gene encoding thiohydroximate-O-sulfate sulfur/sulfate-lyase (nitrile-forming) NSP5-like isoform X1 — protein sequence MAAATQGKWIKLEEKGAGPGARSSHAITIVGQKVYGFGGEFTPRVPVDNKVYVFDLNDQEWSVADAVGDVPPRRVGVTMATVGDTIYVFGGRDAEHKELNELYSFDTTTNKWTLLSSGDDGPPHRSYHSMTADDRRIYIFGGCGNAGRLSDLWGYDVVNKKWIKFPVPGENCKPRGGPGLTVILGKIWVVYGFSGDELDDVHYFDTIEEKWVQVETNGEKPTPRSVFSTVGIGKYILIYGGEIDPSDLGHMGAGKFSGDVYALDTETLFWKQWTDSGDHPGPRGWCAFATGRRDGQEGLLVYGGNSPSNDRLGGIFFFTPLVEA from the exons ATGGCTGCAGCAACACAAGGCAAATGGATCAAG CTGGAGGAGAAAGGGGCTGGACCTGGGGCGAGAAGCTCACACGCCATCACCATCGTAGGACAAAAGGTATATGGCTTTGGGGGTGAATTCACACCTCGTGTCCCTGTTGACAACAAAGTATACGTGTTTGATCTCAATGACCAAGAATGGTCCGTGGCTGATGCTGTTGGGGATGTCCCTCCACGTCGTGTAGGTGTCACTATGGCCACTGTAGGGGATACTATCTATGTCTTTGGTGGCCGGGATGCTGAACATAAGGAGCTTAACGAGCTTTATTCTTTTGACACAACTACCAACAAATGGACCTTATTGTCTAGCGGAGATGATGGACCTCCTCACCGGAGCTACCACTCGATGACTGCTGATGATCGGAGGATTTACATCTTTGGTGGTTGTGGAAATGCTGGAAGACTAAGTGATCTTTGGGGTTATGATGTTGTCAATAAGAAATGGATCAAATTTCCTGTACCAGGGGAAAATTGTAAACCAAGAGGTGGACCTGGTTTAACTGTGATCCTAGGCAAAATCTGGGTTGTCTATGGATTCTCGGGGGATGAGCTTGATGATGTGCATTACTTTGACACAATTGAAGAAAAATGGGTGCAAGTGGAGACAAATGGTGAGAAACCTACTCCTAGGAGTGTATTTTCAACAGTTGGCATTGGAAAATACATTTTAATCTATGGTGGTGAGATAGACCCCAGTGACTTAGGTCACATGGGTGCTGGGAAGTTTTCAGGCGACGTCTACGCACTTGACACAGAGACACTATTTTGGAAGCAGTGGACAGATAGTGGTGACCATCCGGGGCCAAGAGGGTGGTGCGCCTTTGCTACTGGACGACGAGATGGCCAAGAGGGGCTGCTGGTTTATGGTGGCAATTCACCTAGCAATGACAGGCTTGGTGGCATTTTCTTTTTCACTCCTCTGGTGGAGGCTTGA
- the LOC132640500 gene encoding thiohydroximate-O-sulfate sulfur/sulfate-lyase (nitrile-forming) NSP5-like isoform X2 → MVSVFVRNLEEKGAGPGARSSHAITIVGQKVYGFGGEFTPRVPVDNKVYVFDLNDQEWSVADAVGDVPPRRVGVTMATVGDTIYVFGGRDAEHKELNELYSFDTTTNKWTLLSSGDDGPPHRSYHSMTADDRRIYIFGGCGNAGRLSDLWGYDVVNKKWIKFPVPGENCKPRGGPGLTVILGKIWVVYGFSGDELDDVHYFDTIEEKWVQVETNGEKPTPRSVFSTVGIGKYILIYGGEIDPSDLGHMGAGKFSGDVYALDTETLFWKQWTDSGDHPGPRGWCAFATGRRDGQEGLLVYGGNSPSNDRLGGIFFFTPLVEA, encoded by the exons ATGGTTTCGGTTTTTGTCAGAAAT CTGGAGGAGAAAGGGGCTGGACCTGGGGCGAGAAGCTCACACGCCATCACCATCGTAGGACAAAAGGTATATGGCTTTGGGGGTGAATTCACACCTCGTGTCCCTGTTGACAACAAAGTATACGTGTTTGATCTCAATGACCAAGAATGGTCCGTGGCTGATGCTGTTGGGGATGTCCCTCCACGTCGTGTAGGTGTCACTATGGCCACTGTAGGGGATACTATCTATGTCTTTGGTGGCCGGGATGCTGAACATAAGGAGCTTAACGAGCTTTATTCTTTTGACACAACTACCAACAAATGGACCTTATTGTCTAGCGGAGATGATGGACCTCCTCACCGGAGCTACCACTCGATGACTGCTGATGATCGGAGGATTTACATCTTTGGTGGTTGTGGAAATGCTGGAAGACTAAGTGATCTTTGGGGTTATGATGTTGTCAATAAGAAATGGATCAAATTTCCTGTACCAGGGGAAAATTGTAAACCAAGAGGTGGACCTGGTTTAACTGTGATCCTAGGCAAAATCTGGGTTGTCTATGGATTCTCGGGGGATGAGCTTGATGATGTGCATTACTTTGACACAATTGAAGAAAAATGGGTGCAAGTGGAGACAAATGGTGAGAAACCTACTCCTAGGAGTGTATTTTCAACAGTTGGCATTGGAAAATACATTTTAATCTATGGTGGTGAGATAGACCCCAGTGACTTAGGTCACATGGGTGCTGGGAAGTTTTCAGGCGACGTCTACGCACTTGACACAGAGACACTATTTTGGAAGCAGTGGACAGATAGTGGTGACCATCCGGGGCCAAGAGGGTGGTGCGCCTTTGCTACTGGACGACGAGATGGCCAAGAGGGGCTGCTGGTTTATGGTGGCAATTCACCTAGCAATGACAGGCTTGGTGGCATTTTCTTTTTCACTCCTCTGGTGGAGGCTTGA